A single genomic interval of Antarcticibacterium arcticum harbors:
- a CDS encoding PLDc N-terminal domain-containing protein: MSILIIPFAILTAVLWIWAFVDIIRSRFENSAIKGLWILLIFIFPVLGSLIYFQFGKKYIEKQRKFNPDFNRTS, encoded by the coding sequence ATGAGCATATTAATTATTCCATTCGCAATTTTAACGGCAGTCCTATGGATATGGGCATTTGTTGATATCATAAGGTCGAGATTTGAAAATTCTGCAATCAAAGGCTTGTGGATACTCTTAATTTTTATATTTCCCGTTTTAGGGTCTTTAATTTACTTCCAGTTCGGAAAGAAATATATTGAGAAGCAAAGAAAATTTAACCCTGATTTTAATAGAACCTCGTAA
- a CDS encoding GNAT family N-acetyltransferase produces the protein MNFNPFPELKSERLFLRNIYESDSDAILYLRSDKTINKYIERPEHRKTKNKSDAIKFIKELNENITNNKSIAWGITLKNDLQIIGTICLWNFSQNNKIAEVGYDLKPEFQKLGIMSEALKLIIDFGFNELKLEKIEAYTHNENKSSKRLLKKNKFHLLKAKKDLDNDSNVIFELENSIS, from the coding sequence ATGAATTTTAACCCTTTCCCAGAATTAAAATCAGAAAGACTTTTTCTGAGAAATATTTATGAATCAGATAGTGATGCTATTCTTTACCTGCGCTCTGATAAAACTATCAATAAATATATTGAAAGACCTGAACATAGAAAGACTAAGAATAAATCTGATGCTATAAAATTTATAAAAGAATTAAATGAAAATATCACAAATAATAAATCAATAGCTTGGGGAATTACACTTAAGAATGATCTTCAAATTATAGGAACAATTTGTTTGTGGAATTTTTCTCAGAATAATAAGATTGCTGAAGTTGGATATGATTTAAAACCGGAATTTCAAAAATTAGGAATTATGAGTGAAGCTCTAAAACTGATTATTGATTTTGGATTTAATGAATTAAAACTTGAGAAAATAGAAGCATATACTCATAATGAAAATAAAAGCTCTAAAAGACTATTGAAAAAGAATAAATTTCACCTTCTAAAGGCTAAAAAAGATTTAGATAATGACTCTAATGTTATTTTTGAACTTGAAAATTCCATCAGCTAA
- a CDS encoding dihydrofolate reductase family protein translates to MSKIIFDSGISLDGFFAGDNRSPKNSMGGVSGKIHGWMFNQKAFWEYLGIEEGNEDSADGKLIRETIGRTGAFIMGKRMFEEGEVSWPNDLYKANVYVLTHEKREPWVQEGSTTFYFINDGIESALEKAIQSAKGKDVRIQGGANTIQQFLNAGLVDEFLIHIAPVFLGSGIRLFDGINKDKYALKIEEVIPSNFITHIRYKLIKK, encoded by the coding sequence ATGAGTAAAATAATATTTGACAGTGGAATCTCTCTTGACGGATTTTTTGCAGGAGACAATAGAAGCCCCAAAAATTCTATGGGTGGGGTTTCAGGAAAAATTCATGGGTGGATGTTTAACCAAAAAGCTTTCTGGGAATATCTGGGAATAGAAGAAGGAAATGAAGATAGTGCAGACGGGAAATTGATAAGAGAGACTATTGGACGAACCGGGGCTTTCATTATGGGAAAACGTATGTTTGAGGAAGGCGAAGTCAGTTGGCCAAATGACCTTTATAAAGCAAACGTGTATGTTTTAACGCACGAAAAGCGTGAACCATGGGTTCAGGAAGGCTCCACCACCTTTTATTTTATTAATGACGGAATAGAAAGTGCACTTGAGAAAGCAATACAATCTGCCAAAGGAAAAGACGTAAGAATTCAGGGCGGAGCAAATACCATTCAACAATTTCTCAACGCAGGGCTTGTTGATGAATTTTTAATTCACATAGCACCGGTTTTCCTGGGAAGTGGAATTCGATTATTTGACGGGATTAACAAAGATAAGTACGCCCTTAAGATCGAAGAGGTAATTCCATCGAATTTTATTACTCATATAAGATATAAACTAATTAAAAAATAG
- a CDS encoding class I SAM-dependent methyltransferase, with product MNKALLLPEVQEFIRKNLKIDLSKLILKGSPFPHVSVQEIAAQINGMRRAEKKLPTWFNAEGIIFPPNINLEQTSSEITAKYKASLVSGKEMTDLTGGFGIDSFFFAERFEKLTHCELDPELSKIASHNFKVLGRNNIHTFAGDGIAFLKDSPQKIDLIYLDPARRDDYGGKVFLLEQCTPDVPGNMELLFDRSNKLLIKTSPLLDLKAGILELKNVAEIHIVAVNNEVKELLWLLEKDFAEKEIRIKTVNFLKKNVQEFEAVYAGNLEDAPLSLPGKYLFEPNPAVMKSGLFAEVASQTGTTKLHSNSHLFTSDEIQHFPGRSFKVLEILPYLKKILKKHPAFKKANITTRNFPKTVEDLRKELKIEDGGDSYLFFTTNLNNDKIMLVCEKI from the coding sequence TTGAACAAGGCGCTTTTACTTCCGGAAGTTCAGGAATTCATTAGAAAGAATTTAAAAATAGATCTTTCAAAGCTAATTCTTAAAGGAAGCCCTTTTCCCCACGTTTCTGTACAGGAGATAGCCGCCCAAATAAATGGTATGCGCAGGGCAGAAAAAAAGCTCCCCACCTGGTTTAATGCTGAAGGAATTATTTTCCCACCCAATATCAACCTGGAACAAACTTCTTCAGAAATTACGGCTAAGTATAAGGCTTCCCTTGTTTCGGGGAAAGAGATGACAGATCTAACCGGCGGATTTGGAATTGATAGTTTCTTTTTTGCTGAAAGATTTGAGAAGCTAACTCACTGCGAACTCGACCCGGAACTTTCAAAAATAGCCTCCCATAATTTCAAAGTCCTTGGAAGAAATAACATACACACCTTTGCAGGAGACGGAATAGCTTTTCTGAAAGATTCACCCCAAAAAATTGATCTTATCTACCTCGATCCCGCGCGGAGGGATGATTATGGCGGAAAGGTTTTTCTATTGGAACAATGCACTCCCGATGTTCCCGGAAATATGGAATTGTTATTTGACCGTTCAAATAAGCTGCTTATTAAGACTTCCCCTCTGCTTGACCTGAAGGCTGGAATCCTGGAACTTAAAAATGTCGCTGAAATTCATATAGTTGCGGTGAATAATGAAGTTAAGGAGCTTCTCTGGCTTCTTGAAAAAGATTTTGCTGAAAAAGAAATTCGTATTAAAACAGTGAATTTCCTGAAAAAGAACGTTCAGGAGTTTGAGGCGGTATATGCCGGAAATTTGGAAGATGCACCTTTAAGTCTTCCCGGAAAATATCTTTTTGAACCCAATCCCGCGGTGATGAAAAGCGGACTGTTTGCCGAAGTTGCCTCTCAAACCGGCACAACTAAACTTCATTCAAATTCCCATTTATTCACAAGTGACGAAATTCAGCATTTTCCCGGCCGAAGTTTTAAAGTTCTTGAAATACTCCCCTATTTAAAAAAAATATTGAAAAAACACCCCGCCTTTAAAAAGGCAAATATCACAACCCGTAACTTTCCCAAAACTGTAGAGGATTTGAGGAAAGAATTAAAGATTGAAGATGGCGGCGATTCTTACCTGTTCTTTACCACCAATTTAAATAACGACAAGATCATGCTGGTATGTGAGAAGATATAA